In Natronomonas halophila, one DNA window encodes the following:
- a CDS encoding DUF5798 family protein, producing MGLGGATKKLQKVADMGDELYSKINELREQIIEMRETVQDTNQRVDTLENKLDQQGAILEALAEKEGLNVDELLTEVAIEEAEPAVTKAEDGVDDAESGTGTGSGE from the coding sequence ATGGGACTCGGAGGCGCGACCAAGAAACTCCAGAAAGTCGCCGACATGGGCGACGAACTGTACAGCAAGATCAACGAACTCCGCGAGCAAATCATCGAGATGCGCGAGACGGTTCAGGACACGAACCAGCGGGTCGACACCCTCGAGAACAAACTCGACCAGCAGGGCGCCATCCTCGAAGCCCTCGCAGAAAAGGAGGGTCTCAACGTCGACGAACTCCTCACCGAAGTCGCCATCGAGGAGGCCGAACCCGCGGTGACGAAAGCCGAGGACGGCGTCGACGACGCCGAATCAGGTACCGGCACCGGCAGCGGCGAGTAA
- a CDS encoding DUF7120 family protein — MPDVEVSLPDRIDSEIDRLIEQGEFLNREQAVEELLSMGVSAYAPTEEEDDEEKLFTQMTDDQQDPAARQDDEGDEYTL; from the coding sequence ATGCCCGACGTAGAAGTGTCGTTGCCGGACCGCATCGACAGCGAGATCGACCGACTCATCGAACAAGGCGAGTTCCTCAACCGCGAGCAGGCGGTCGAAGAACTGCTCTCGATGGGCGTCTCCGCGTACGCACCGACCGAGGAAGAGGACGATGAGGAGAAGCTCTTCACCCAGATGACCGACGACCAGCAGGACCCCGCCGCCCGACAGGACGACGAAGGCGACGAGTACACGCTCTAA
- a CDS encoding geranylgeranylglycerol-phosphate geranylgeranyltransferase gives MVQVRGLVELTRPGNSIAAGGLTFIGAFVAGGLNAPLPTAFAVVATVLATGGGNAINDYFDREIDAINQPDRPIPRGAVSPRGALAFSVALFGGAVALTLLLPPLAIAIAVINLVGLVAYTEVFKGMPGVGNALVAALTGSTFLYGGAAVGGSLVAVLVLFALAAGATMAREIVKDVEDVEGDREEGLNTLPIAIGERRALYVAAAFVAAAILASPAPYVLDIFGPVYLVALVPSVVAMAVATYRSFEDPTTGQKWLKASMFAAAVAFVVGRLAVVV, from the coding sequence ATGGTGCAGGTGCGTGGGTTAGTGGAGTTGACGCGCCCCGGAAATTCTATCGCCGCGGGCGGGTTGACCTTTATCGGCGCGTTCGTAGCCGGCGGCTTGAACGCGCCCCTGCCGACGGCGTTCGCCGTGGTGGCGACGGTACTCGCGACCGGCGGCGGTAACGCCATCAACGACTACTTCGACCGGGAAATCGACGCCATCAACCAGCCGGACCGTCCCATCCCTCGGGGTGCGGTCTCCCCACGTGGCGCCTTGGCATTCAGTGTCGCCCTTTTCGGCGGCGCAGTCGCACTGACGCTGCTGTTGCCACCATTGGCAATCGCTATCGCGGTTATCAACCTCGTCGGCTTGGTCGCCTACACGGAGGTTTTCAAGGGTATGCCGGGCGTCGGCAACGCGTTGGTGGCGGCGCTGACGGGGAGTACGTTCCTCTACGGCGGCGCCGCCGTTGGCGGGAGTCTGGTCGCGGTGCTCGTGCTGTTCGCGCTCGCCGCGGGTGCGACGATGGCGCGTGAAATCGTCAAGGACGTCGAGGACGTCGAGGGGGACCGCGAGGAGGGACTGAACACGCTGCCAATCGCCATCGGCGAACGGCGAGCGCTGTACGTGGCGGCGGCCTTCGTCGCGGCGGCGATTCTCGCCAGTCCAGCGCCGTACGTGCTCGATATCTTCGGGCCGGTGTATCTCGTCGCGCTGGTGCCGTCAGTCGTCGCGATGGCCGTCGCGACCTACCGGTCCTTCGAGGACCCGACGACGGGGCAAAAGTGGCTCAAGGCGTCGATGTTCGCTGCGGCAGTCGCGTTCGTCGTCGGACGGCTTGCCGTCGTCGTGTAG
- a CDS encoding CoA-binding protein, translated as MPVESDDELRDALDVDTIAVVGCSTTPQKDAHAIPKFMLERGYEIIPINPYADEIFGKEAYDSLVEVEEEIDMVDIFRPSEEVSDIVDEVLERDDVEVVWTQLGIRDSEAGERVEESGRKYVEDKCLKVEYNRLK; from the coding sequence ATGCCTGTCGAGAGCGACGACGAACTCCGAGACGCACTCGATGTCGATACCATCGCCGTCGTCGGGTGTTCGACGACGCCCCAGAAGGACGCCCACGCGATTCCGAAGTTCATGCTGGAGCGGGGCTACGAAATCATTCCCATCAATCCCTACGCCGACGAAATCTTCGGCAAGGAGGCATACGACTCCCTCGTGGAGGTCGAGGAAGAAATCGACATGGTCGATATCTTCCGGCCGAGCGAGGAAGTCAGCGACATCGTCGACGAGGTGCTGGAGCGTGACGACGTCGAGGTCGTCTGGACGCAACTCGGAATCCGTGACTCCGAGGCCGGCGAGCGCGTCGAGGAATCCGGCCGGAAATACGTCGAAGACAAGTGTCTGAAAGTAGAGTATAACCGCCTGAAGTAG
- a CDS encoding DUF429 domain-containing protein: MSDYYVGAVARSGVWLAVAYTNDGYDHAAVLDGVGELWTRYEETAERVAVDVPIGLESTEAPRPNEAAAAELLGERRQALVPAPVREAARKQRYRAAARVHERKTGRSLSRDAFERARVTTGMDEFMTTIDEARPMFVEALPELCYRAFAGDPLSHSPDVAAGYAERMRVLAGFDRDAPPTVQSVAEATEGREVPIPAVLDAVALGLTMRPGAGDLRSLPADPPTDEEGLPMQYVYRSDTPLVTGE; the protein is encoded by the coding sequence GTGAGCGACTACTACGTCGGGGCGGTCGCCCGAAGCGGCGTCTGGCTCGCGGTCGCCTACACGAACGACGGCTACGACCACGCGGCCGTCCTCGATGGCGTCGGCGAACTGTGGACGCGCTACGAGGAGACCGCCGAACGCGTGGCCGTCGACGTTCCCATCGGCCTCGAATCCACCGAGGCGCCGCGGCCGAACGAGGCCGCGGCCGCCGAACTGCTCGGCGAGCGACGCCAGGCGCTCGTGCCGGCGCCCGTCCGCGAGGCCGCGCGCAAGCAGCGCTACCGGGCCGCGGCCCGCGTCCACGAGCGCAAGACGGGACGCAGTCTCTCGCGGGACGCCTTCGAGCGTGCCCGCGTGACCACCGGCATGGACGAGTTCATGACGACCATCGACGAGGCCCGGCCGATGTTCGTCGAGGCGCTGCCCGAACTCTGTTATCGTGCCTTTGCCGGCGACCCGCTCTCTCATTCTCCCGATGTCGCCGCCGGCTACGCCGAGCGGATGCGCGTGCTTGCGGGGTTCGACCGCGACGCCCCGCCGACGGTCCAGTCGGTCGCCGAGGCGACCGAGGGACGCGAGGTTCCGATTCCGGCCGTTCTCGACGCGGTCGCGCTCGGTCTGACGATGCGACCGGGGGCTGGCGACCTCCGGTCGCTGCCGGCGGACCCGCCGACCGACGAGGAGGGCCTGCCGATGCAGTACGTCTACCGGAGCGACACGCCGCTCGTTACCGGTGAATAA
- a CDS encoding NAD(P)/FAD-dependent oxidoreductase encodes MVDVAVVGGGPAGLSAAQFAAKNDLETVLFDTDESWMHKAHLFNYPGIRSISGDEFLTIARGQARDRGATLHDAEVTDVEQTDDGFVVTTDDEEYTATYVVLATGGDRSLAEALGCAFTDEEVVDVNLDMETSVENVYATGAMGRAEKWQAAIAAGDGSAAVLDILSKEKGEYYHDFDMPSDVLEL; translated from the coding sequence ATGGTAGACGTAGCAGTCGTCGGCGGGGGTCCCGCCGGCCTGAGTGCAGCACAGTTCGCGGCGAAAAACGACCTCGAGACCGTCCTCTTCGACACCGACGAGTCGTGGATGCACAAGGCCCACCTGTTCAACTACCCGGGCATTCGGAGCATCAGCGGCGACGAGTTCCTCACCATCGCGCGCGGGCAGGCCCGCGACCGCGGCGCGACGCTCCACGACGCGGAGGTCACCGACGTCGAGCAGACCGACGACGGGTTCGTCGTGACGACTGACGACGAGGAATACACCGCGACGTACGTCGTTCTCGCGACCGGTGGCGACCGTAGCCTCGCCGAAGCACTCGGCTGTGCGTTCACCGACGAGGAGGTCGTCGACGTGAACCTCGACATGGAGACGTCCGTCGAAAACGTCTACGCGACCGGCGCGATGGGCCGCGCCGAGAAGTGGCAGGCCGCCATCGCCGCCGGCGACGGCTCCGCTGCCGTCCTCGACATCCTCTCGAAGGAGAAGGGCGAATACTACCACGACTTCGATATGCCCTCGGACGTCCTGGAACTCTGA
- a CDS encoding DUF7548 family protein, with the protein MDSRRAAPQLGIVASLLVVVLLVVPYLIVADSAAISSYYGAGTPTPWAAGLMALAGIIIFAAGLKDRTDPETAAGAGVGLGFVVFLISLLWAVTVPAEVPLQLATDDPLAGPLTTGVVLEYHRWALAAVSVLVPVAGGWYARALRLI; encoded by the coding sequence ATGGATAGCCGTCGCGCCGCACCGCAACTCGGCATCGTCGCGTCGTTGCTCGTGGTCGTTCTCCTCGTCGTCCCGTATCTCATCGTCGCCGACAGCGCCGCGATTTCGAGTTACTACGGCGCCGGCACCCCGACCCCGTGGGCGGCCGGCCTGATGGCGTTGGCTGGCATCATCATCTTTGCCGCGGGCCTCAAGGACCGAACCGACCCCGAAACGGCCGCAGGCGCGGGCGTCGGTCTCGGTTTCGTCGTCTTCCTCATCTCGCTTCTGTGGGCCGTCACCGTGCCCGCCGAGGTACCGCTCCAGTTGGCGACCGATGACCCACTCGCCGGCCCGTTGACGACCGGTGTCGTCCTCGAATATCACCGCTGGGCGCTCGCCGCGGTGTCGGTGCTGGTCCCCGTCGCTGGCGGCTGGTATGCGCGAGCGCTGCGGCTAATTTAA
- a CDS encoding TetR/AcrR family transcriptional regulator, producing the protein MSRREGGTDSQDTREVIMEATFRALSKHGYKDLRVRDIGEEMDVSRQLIHYHFDGKYDLLSSFLEYVIDQYEGSVEVDEQTGPRAELDARIDRCLFGPEFDEFSHWDRMKVYHELYAYARNDEDHRELFDEHYDRLRGSIVSVIEVGIEQGEFREVNAKRMGQLITDVIHAARERRIALGHDDAPEEARQAIDEFILDSLYPPQ; encoded by the coding sequence ATGAGTAGACGGGAAGGCGGGACCGATTCGCAGGACACCCGCGAGGTTATCATGGAAGCGACCTTCCGGGCGCTGAGCAAGCACGGGTACAAGGACCTGCGAGTCCGCGATATCGGCGAGGAGATGGACGTCTCCCGACAGCTGATTCACTACCACTTCGACGGGAAGTACGACCTGCTGTCGTCGTTTCTGGAGTACGTCATCGACCAGTACGAGGGCAGCGTCGAAGTCGACGAACAGACGGGCCCTCGTGCGGAACTCGATGCCCGAATCGACCGGTGTCTGTTCGGCCCGGAGTTCGACGAGTTCTCCCACTGGGACCGGATGAAGGTCTACCACGAACTCTACGCCTACGCCCGGAACGACGAGGACCATCGGGAACTCTTCGACGAGCATTACGACAGGCTCCGCGGAAGCATCGTCTCGGTCATCGAGGTCGGCATCGAGCAGGGTGAGTTCCGCGAGGTGAACGCCAAGCGGATGGGGCAACTCATCACCGACGTGATTCATGCGGCCAGAGAGCGACGCATCGCGCTGGGCCACGACGACGCCCCGGAAGAGGCCCGGCAGGCCATCGACGAGTTCATCCTCGATTCGCTGTATCCGCCCCAGTAG
- a CDS encoding MarR family transcriptional regulator — translation MTLDELPTERKKLVYLYLREYGAATADELREALDLRLLTLLPILSDLEAAAFVERRDDAYTVA, via the coding sequence ATGACCCTCGACGAACTCCCGACCGAACGGAAGAAACTGGTGTACCTGTACCTCCGCGAATACGGGGCGGCGACCGCCGACGAACTGCGCGAGGCGCTGGACCTCCGTCTGCTGACGCTGTTGCCGATTCTCTCGGACCTCGAAGCGGCCGCCTTCGTCGAACGGCGCGACGACGCCTACACCGTCGCGTAG
- the mvaD gene encoding phosphomevalonate decarboxylase MvaD has product MKATAKAHPIQGIVKYHGMFDHELRLPYHDSISVCTAPSHSKTTVEFDSALDADRYVVDGEVLEGHGADRIRGVVDRVRELAGIDERVRFESVNDFPTNIGFGSSASGFAAAAVALCAAADLDLSHPEMSTIARRGSASAARAVTGAFSHLRTGKDDIDCRSERIETDLEDDLRVVAAEVPAYKETEEAHKEAADSHMFQARMAHIHEQIATARHALREGDFETTFETAEHDSLSLAATTMTGPSGWVYWQPESLKVFETVRTLREEEDVPVYFSTDTGASVYVNTTDQFVDRVEAAIADLGIDTHVWGVGGPAQVLDESEALF; this is encoded by the coding sequence ATGAAAGCGACCGCCAAGGCCCACCCGATTCAGGGCATCGTCAAGTACCACGGGATGTTCGACCACGAGTTGCGGCTTCCCTACCACGACTCGATTTCCGTCTGTACCGCGCCGAGTCACTCCAAGACCACCGTCGAGTTCGATTCGGCTCTGGATGCCGACCGGTACGTGGTCGACGGCGAGGTGCTCGAGGGCCACGGCGCCGACCGCATCCGTGGCGTCGTCGACCGGGTCCGCGAACTCGCGGGCATCGACGAGCGCGTGCGCTTCGAGTCGGTCAACGACTTCCCGACGAACATCGGCTTTGGCTCCTCGGCATCCGGCTTTGCGGCCGCCGCTGTCGCGCTGTGTGCCGCCGCCGACCTCGACCTCTCACATCCGGAGATGTCGACGATTGCTCGCCGCGGGTCCGCCTCGGCGGCGCGGGCCGTCACCGGCGCGTTCTCCCATCTCCGTACCGGGAAGGACGACATCGACTGCCGCTCGGAGCGCATCGAGACGGACCTCGAGGACGACCTACGCGTCGTCGCCGCGGAGGTGCCGGCCTACAAGGAAACCGAGGAGGCCCACAAGGAGGCCGCCGACAGCCACATGTTCCAGGCGCGGATGGCCCACATCCACGAGCAAATCGCGACGGCCCGACACGCCTTGCGGGAGGGGGACTTCGAGACGACCTTCGAGACCGCCGAACACGACTCGCTGTCGCTGGCGGCGACGACGATGACCGGCCCCTCCGGGTGGGTCTACTGGCAACCGGAATCCCTGAAGGTCTTCGAGACGGTCCGGACCCTCCGCGAGGAAGAGGACGTTCCAGTCTACTTCTCGACGGACACGGGCGCGTCGGTCTACGTCAACACGACCGACCAATTCGTCGACCGCGTCGAGGCAGCCATCGCGGACCTCGGAATCGACACCCACGTCTGGGGCGTCGGCGGCCCGGCGCAGGTCCTCGACGAGAGCGAGGCGCTGTTCTAA
- a CDS encoding GNAT family N-acetyltransferase, protein MYTGRFPRLTLGRSRHAPPVDFEDDEGRAIALRTFGNDPVDDEREALVDMYLAFDPAERSLGVPPIRESRIRTWQGRILDGYCVLAWDDERAIGQAVLVEDEHTNHELAVFIHQDYHHAGIGTHLVEALLAYGKDQGVDNVWLLVEHENEPARQLYDDVGFTVTDDEDHAVVMALSL, encoded by the coding sequence ATGTATACGGGCCGTTTTCCGCGACTGACTCTCGGGCGGTCGCGGCACGCGCCGCCGGTCGACTTCGAGGACGACGAGGGCCGTGCGATTGCACTCCGTACGTTCGGTAACGATCCCGTCGATGACGAACGGGAAGCACTCGTTGATATGTATCTTGCTTTCGACCCCGCGGAGCGGTCCCTCGGGGTTCCACCGATACGGGAGTCCCGGATTCGAACGTGGCAGGGCCGGATTCTCGACGGCTATTGCGTCCTCGCGTGGGACGACGAGCGAGCCATCGGACAGGCGGTCCTCGTCGAAGACGAACACACCAACCACGAACTCGCCGTGTTCATCCATCAGGACTACCACCACGCCGGCATCGGCACGCACCTCGTCGAGGCGCTGCTTGCCTACGGTAAAGACCAGGGCGTCGACAACGTCTGGCTGCTGGTCGAACATGAAAACGAGCCCGCGCGGCAGCTGTACGACGACGTCGGGTTTACCGTCACGGACGACGAGGACCACGCCGTCGTGATGGCGCTGTCGCTGTGA